The Burkholderia ambifaria AMMD genome has a segment encoding these proteins:
- a CDS encoding DUF7661 family protein, whose product MQDEYRFNAFGRLLSVVRSNGRWAVFDLGAEGKRRPANLQIPSALAADELSQYLGDLLHEDASPKYHDVVPVPVPSPRRA is encoded by the coding sequence ATGCAGGACGAATACCGTTTCAACGCATTCGGGCGCCTGCTCAGCGTCGTGCGCTCGAACGGCCGCTGGGCCGTGTTCGATCTCGGCGCCGAAGGCAAGCGGCGGCCGGCCAATCTGCAGATTCCGTCCGCGCTCGCCGCGGATGAACTCTCGCAATATCTCGGCGACTTGTTGCATGAGGATGCTTCGCCGAAGTACCACGACGTCGTGCCAGTCCCTGTTCCGTCGCCGCGCCGGGCGTAG
- a CDS encoding MarR family winged helix-turn-helix transcriptional regulator, which yields MLRHMTPPRTPGVSADTVATDLTLAVGQLIRRLRSEIDSEGLGMSQTSALARLERQGPMTTADLARAEAMKPQSMKAILASLEEDGLVEREPHPTDGRQILFLLTAAGREARRKRDTAKHKWLGAAIDKLDPEEIRTLAAAIPLIRRIGEQ from the coding sequence ATGCTCCGTCACATGACACCACCCCGCACACCCGGCGTTTCCGCCGACACCGTCGCCACCGACCTGACCCTCGCGGTCGGCCAGCTGATCCGCCGGCTGCGCTCCGAGATCGACTCCGAAGGGCTCGGCATGTCGCAGACGAGCGCGCTCGCGCGGCTCGAACGACAGGGCCCGATGACGACCGCCGACCTCGCCCGCGCCGAGGCGATGAAGCCGCAGTCGATGAAGGCGATTCTCGCGAGCCTCGAGGAAGACGGGCTGGTCGAACGCGAGCCGCACCCGACCGACGGCCGCCAGATCCTATTCCTGCTGACCGCGGCCGGCCGCGAAGCACGGCGCAAGCGCGACACCGCGAAGCACAAGTGGCTCGGCGCCGCGATCGACAAGCTCGACCCTGAAGAGATCCGCACACTCGCCGCCGCGATTCCGCTGATCCGGCGCATCGGCGAGCAATGA
- a CDS encoding isochorismatase family protein, with the protein MSTTRLDTNTALVVIDLQKGIVALPTSHPVAPVIDRTRELLDAFRERGLPVVLVNVAGGAPGRTQQQARLDALPADWTDLVSELNRQPGDHVVTKKTWGAFTATDLDAHLKAAGITQIVLTGVATSIGVESTARQAHELGYNVTLAVDAMTDLNADAHTNSVERVFPRLGETGSTQEILALLDRRGA; encoded by the coding sequence ATGAGCACAACCCGTCTCGACACGAACACGGCGCTCGTCGTCATCGACCTGCAAAAAGGCATCGTCGCGCTGCCCACGTCCCACCCCGTCGCCCCGGTGATCGATCGCACGCGCGAACTGCTCGATGCATTCCGTGAGCGCGGGCTGCCGGTCGTACTCGTCAACGTCGCCGGCGGCGCGCCGGGCCGCACGCAGCAGCAGGCACGTCTGGATGCCCTTCCTGCCGACTGGACCGACCTCGTATCCGAACTGAACCGCCAGCCGGGCGACCACGTCGTGACGAAGAAGACCTGGGGCGCGTTCACCGCCACCGATCTCGACGCGCATCTGAAAGCAGCCGGCATCACGCAGATCGTGCTGACCGGCGTCGCGACCAGCATCGGCGTCGAATCGACGGCACGCCAGGCGCACGAGCTCGGCTACAACGTGACGCTGGCGGTCGACGCAATGACTGACCTCAACGCGGACGCGCACACGAACAGCGTCGAACGGGTGTTCCCGCGTCTCGGCGAGACGGGTTCGACGCAAGAGATCCTCGCGCTGCTCGACCGGCGCGGCGCATGA
- a CDS encoding DHA2 family efflux MFS transporter permease subunit — protein MNDTRTRPAPGHAAGRLDPAIWKVSAVATLGGLLSQLDATIVNVSLSSLATDLHASLSTIQWVTSGYLLALTLVLPLNGWLVDRIGAKALYLWCFSAFTLTSALCGLAWSAPSLIAFRVLQGVSGGLLAPMAQMMIARVAGQQMARVIGYAAVPVLIAPILGPVVAGAILQHASWRWLFLVNLPVGALALALAVWFLPGDRDETQRRELDWVGLALLSPALVLFLYGAERIDAVPGIAAIAGSVLLLAAFLRVERRKGERALIDVALFRARVFGAAAATQFLSNGAIYAGQMLIPVFLIQACGRSPGEMGWLLAPLGLGMLVTYPLMGTLTSRFGVRRLAAAGAMLALVATLPIVYLALTGYDPYVLVPALFVRGMGQSAIGIPSMSAAYASVERRNLPMATTSLNIVQRLGGPTFTTLCTLFLTWRLQAESVSTGGTHGAAYAWAFGLLCALHAASFVTTLRLPRWSSGAGARPTGVRESVRAE, from the coding sequence ATGAACGACACGCGCACTCGGCCGGCGCCGGGCCATGCGGCCGGCCGGCTCGATCCGGCGATCTGGAAAGTCAGCGCGGTCGCGACGCTCGGCGGGCTGCTGTCGCAGCTCGACGCGACGATCGTCAACGTATCGCTGTCGAGCCTCGCGACCGACCTGCACGCGAGCCTGTCGACGATCCAGTGGGTGACGAGCGGCTACCTGCTCGCGCTCACGCTGGTGTTGCCGCTGAACGGCTGGCTCGTCGACCGCATCGGTGCGAAGGCGCTGTACCTGTGGTGTTTCTCCGCGTTCACGCTGACGTCGGCGCTGTGCGGGCTCGCGTGGTCCGCACCGTCGCTGATCGCGTTCCGTGTGCTGCAAGGCGTCAGCGGCGGGCTGCTCGCGCCGATGGCGCAGATGATGATCGCGCGCGTGGCCGGCCAGCAGATGGCGCGCGTGATCGGTTATGCGGCAGTTCCCGTGCTGATCGCGCCGATCCTGGGGCCTGTCGTCGCCGGTGCGATCCTGCAGCACGCGTCGTGGCGCTGGCTCTTTCTCGTGAACCTGCCGGTCGGCGCGCTGGCGCTTGCGCTGGCCGTGTGGTTCCTGCCCGGCGATCGCGACGAAACGCAGCGACGCGAACTCGATTGGGTGGGCCTGGCGCTGCTGTCGCCGGCGCTCGTGCTGTTCCTGTATGGCGCGGAGCGGATCGACGCCGTGCCGGGTATCGCGGCAATCGCGGGTTCGGTGCTGCTGCTCGCGGCGTTCCTGCGCGTCGAGCGACGCAAAGGCGAGCGTGCGCTGATCGATGTCGCGCTGTTTCGCGCGCGCGTGTTCGGCGCGGCCGCCGCCACGCAGTTCCTGTCGAATGGCGCGATCTACGCGGGCCAGATGCTGATTCCGGTATTCCTGATCCAGGCGTGCGGCCGCTCGCCCGGCGAGATGGGCTGGCTGCTGGCTCCGCTCGGGCTCGGCATGCTCGTCACGTATCCGTTGATGGGTACGCTGACGAGCCGGTTCGGCGTGCGCCGGCTGGCCGCCGCCGGCGCGATGCTCGCGCTCGTCGCGACGCTGCCGATCGTGTATCTCGCGCTGACCGGCTACGATCCCTACGTGCTGGTGCCCGCGCTGTTCGTGCGCGGAATGGGCCAGAGCGCGATCGGCATCCCGTCGATGTCTGCCGCGTATGCGTCGGTCGAACGGCGCAACCTGCCGATGGCGACGACGTCGCTCAATATCGTTCAGCGCCTCGGCGGCCCGACGTTCACGACGCTCTGCACGCTGTTTCTCACATGGCGGCTGCAGGCCGAATCCGTGTCGACGGGCGGCACGCACGGAGCCGCCTACGCGTGGGCGTTCGGCCTGCTTTGCGCGCTGCATGCGGCGAGCTTCGTGACGACGCTGCGGCTGCCGCGATGGTCGAGCGGCGCGGGCGCACGGCCGACGGGGGTGCGCGAGTCGGTTCGCGCTGAATGA
- a CDS encoding mechanosensitive ion channel family protein, translating to MTLNESWFAPLVGLLILLAAAGAITAAVHFLLFRVVARLARLSATRIDDALFEFGAFKWLNRIVPFVVIKLGLAAVPGIPAAAAQAADKVLFALIVLLLSMTISATLSALEHTHRMSHRDQPRLSLKGAMQLVKLVMFITAALVVIGDATGKQIGLLLSGIGAMSAVLMLIFKDTLLGLVAGVQLSSNDMLRIGDWITMPSAGADGTVIDITLNTVKVANFDHTIITVPTWKLITESYQNWRGMTEAGGRRIKRALFIDATSVRFLDNDEIARLERLTLLKDYLEDKVDAIAQWNGTLGTAGECPANRRQLTNLGTFRAYVANYLKGHPRIRRDMTCMARQLPLTAEGIPLELYCFTDTTSWVDYETIQADLFDHLIAVLPEFGLRVYQHPSGFDMRRMAGVAQGEQAPHAQ from the coding sequence ATGACCCTGAACGAATCCTGGTTTGCGCCGCTCGTCGGCCTCCTCATCCTGCTCGCCGCCGCCGGCGCGATCACCGCCGCCGTCCATTTCCTGCTGTTCCGCGTGGTCGCGCGCCTCGCGCGGCTATCGGCAACGCGCATCGACGACGCGCTCTTCGAATTCGGCGCATTCAAGTGGCTGAACCGCATCGTGCCGTTCGTCGTGATCAAGCTCGGGCTCGCGGCAGTGCCCGGGATTCCGGCCGCGGCCGCGCAGGCCGCCGACAAGGTGCTGTTCGCGCTGATCGTGTTGCTGCTGTCGATGACGATCAGCGCGACGCTGTCCGCGCTCGAACACACGCATCGCATGAGCCATCGCGACCAGCCGCGCCTGTCGCTCAAAGGCGCGATGCAGCTCGTCAAGCTCGTGATGTTCATCACGGCCGCGCTCGTCGTGATCGGCGACGCGACCGGCAAGCAGATCGGCCTGCTGCTGTCGGGCATCGGCGCGATGTCGGCGGTGCTGATGCTGATCTTCAAGGACACGCTGCTCGGCCTCGTCGCCGGCGTGCAGCTGTCGTCGAACGACATGCTGCGAATCGGCGACTGGATCACGATGCCGTCGGCCGGCGCGGACGGCACCGTCATCGACATCACGCTGAATACGGTGAAGGTCGCGAACTTCGATCACACGATCATCACGGTGCCGACGTGGAAGTTGATCACCGAGAGCTATCAGAACTGGCGCGGGATGACCGAAGCCGGCGGGCGCCGCATCAAGCGCGCGCTGTTCATCGACGCGACGAGCGTCCGCTTTCTCGACAACGACGAGATCGCACGGCTCGAACGCCTGACGCTGCTGAAGGACTACCTGGAAGACAAGGTCGACGCGATCGCGCAATGGAACGGCACGCTCGGCACGGCGGGCGAATGCCCGGCGAACCGCCGCCAGCTGACGAATCTCGGCACGTTCCGCGCGTACGTCGCGAACTACCTGAAGGGCCATCCGCGAATCCGCCGCGACATGACGTGCATGGCGCGCCAGCTGCCGCTGACGGCGGAAGGCATTCCGCTCGAACTGTACTGCTTCACCGACACGACGAGCTGGGTCGACTACGAGACGATCCAGGCCGACCTGTTCGATCACCTGATCGCGGTGCTGCCGGAATTCGGGCTGCGCGTGTACCAGCACCCGTCGGGCTTCGACATGCGCCGGATGGCCGGCGTGGCGCAAGGCGAACAGGCGCCGCACGCGCAGTAA
- a CDS encoding PLP-dependent aminotransferase family protein gives MKRYEQLADELQAQIERGVYRPGERIPSVRQASRQQQLSVTTVLRAYLVLESRGLIESRPQSGYFVRARVTEPVEAELHTSAPAAEPSAVDVSRLVLSTLRSIARDDAVPLGSPYPDASQFPVQRLARYAQAIGRRRTRWGVIDDLPPGNQELIRQIARRYAERGIAVEPGEIVMTIGATEAINLCLQAVARPGDTIAVESPTFYAMLHAIERMGMRALEVATHPGDGIDLDALERILARERIAACMVMPNFQNPLGFQMPDARKRALVELLAKHGVPAIENDVYHELHFGDTTPSALKSYDRDGLVLHCASFTKSLSPRYRIGWAMPGRYRDQVEKLKFLNTLATPAIEQLAIAEYLKHDGYDFHLRRMRKQYAQQASLMSAMVRRFFPAGTRLSQPQGGYVLWVELPPRVDAMKLYALALAQGITIGPGHMFSASADYRHFIRLNYSYPWSRQIEDALKVVGRLASECAGR, from the coding sequence GTGAAGCGTTACGAACAACTGGCCGACGAGCTGCAGGCGCAGATCGAGCGCGGCGTATACCGGCCGGGCGAGCGGATTCCGTCGGTGCGGCAGGCGAGCCGGCAGCAGCAGCTCAGCGTGACGACCGTGCTGCGCGCGTATCTCGTGCTGGAGAGCCGCGGCCTGATCGAGAGCCGGCCGCAGTCCGGTTATTTCGTGCGGGCGCGGGTCACCGAGCCGGTCGAGGCCGAGCTGCACACGTCGGCGCCGGCGGCCGAGCCGTCGGCGGTGGACGTCAGCCGGCTCGTGCTGTCGACGCTGCGCTCGATCGCGCGTGACGATGCGGTGCCGCTCGGCTCGCCGTATCCCGACGCGTCGCAGTTCCCGGTGCAGCGTCTTGCGCGCTACGCGCAGGCGATCGGGCGGCGGCGCACGCGCTGGGGCGTGATCGACGACCTGCCGCCCGGCAACCAGGAACTGATCCGCCAGATCGCGCGGCGCTACGCGGAGCGCGGGATCGCGGTCGAGCCCGGCGAGATCGTGATGACGATCGGCGCGACCGAGGCGATCAACCTGTGCCTGCAGGCCGTCGCGCGGCCGGGCGATACGATCGCCGTCGAGTCGCCGACGTTCTACGCGATGCTGCACGCGATCGAGCGGATGGGCATGCGCGCGCTCGAGGTGGCGACGCATCCGGGCGACGGCATCGATCTCGACGCGCTCGAACGAATCCTCGCGCGCGAGCGCATCGCCGCGTGCATGGTGATGCCGAATTTCCAGAATCCGCTCGGCTTCCAGATGCCCGATGCGCGCAAGCGTGCGCTCGTCGAGCTGCTCGCGAAGCACGGCGTGCCGGCGATCGAGAACGACGTCTACCACGAGCTGCATTTCGGCGACACGACGCCGAGCGCGCTGAAGTCGTACGACCGCGACGGGCTCGTGCTGCATTGCGCGTCGTTCACGAAGAGCCTGTCGCCGCGCTACCGGATCGGCTGGGCGATGCCGGGCCGCTATCGCGACCAGGTCGAGAAGCTGAAATTCCTGAACACGCTCGCGACGCCCGCGATCGAGCAGCTCGCGATCGCCGAATACCTGAAGCACGACGGCTACGATTTCCACCTGCGGCGGATGCGCAAGCAGTATGCGCAGCAGGCGAGCCTGATGAGCGCGATGGTGCGGCGTTTCTTCCCGGCGGGCACGCGGCTGTCGCAGCCGCAGGGCGGGTACGTGCTGTGGGTCGAGTTGCCGCCGCGGGTCGACGCGATGAAGCTGTATGCGCTCGCGCTCGCGCAGGGCATCACGATCGGGCCCGGCCACATGTTCTCGGCGAGCGCCGATTACCGGCATTTCATCCGGCTCAACTACAGCTATCCGTGGTCGCGGCAGATCGAGGACGCGTTGAAGGTGGTCGGGCGGCTCGCGTCCGAGTGCGCGGGGCGGTGA
- a CDS encoding FdhF/YdeP family oxidoreductase: MKKKSAAPRIEPYHHPAAGWGALKAVAINLIKEKVTGGNYRTLLRQNQPDGFDCPGCAWPDRQHASTFEFCENGVKAVAAEATSKRVTPEFFAAHTVTELLEQTDFELEQHGRLTDPMVYDARTDRYVPIAWDDAFELIARHLRALPDPNQAAFYTSGRASNEAAFLYQLLVRRYGTNNFPDCSNMCHEATSRGLPDSVGVGKGTVTLDDFEHADMLLIFGQNPATNHPRMMGELRECAKRGATIVSINPLKERGLERFADPQSPLEMLTMSGTAIASTFIQPTIGGDFALIKGMAKRVLELDDAARAAGAPRVLDTAFIDEHTAGFDAFADDLRDESWPALTAESGVSYEQIDALAQRYARSERVIATWGMGITQHKHSVATVQMLTNLMLMRGNIGRPGAGLCPVRGHSNVQGNRTVGIEEKPSQAFLDRLGHVFDFEPPRHHGYDVVETIEGMLEGRVKVLIGLGGNFAMATPDTPRTWEGLRRCALSVHITTKLNRSHLIHGRDALILPTLGRTEIDLQDNVPQGVTVEDSMSMVHVSYGMNKPASANLMSEPAIVAHMGHALFGSGKIDWLAYKDDYAKIRDAIEATLDDFYDYNARIARPGGFHLRVASRDREWLTPTGKANFIAHALPTDTPIQRARALHGERLMTLMTTRSHDQYNTTVYGLDDRYRGVFGQRRVVFVNRDDLAMLGLKAGDWVDMETVWHDGIERRANGFLLVEYDIPRGCIGAYYPETNPLVPLDSVGDVCNTPTSKSVPVLLHRAAAPASAAA, translated from the coding sequence ATGAAAAAGAAATCCGCCGCCCCGCGCATCGAACCGTACCACCACCCGGCCGCCGGCTGGGGCGCGCTGAAAGCCGTCGCGATCAACCTGATCAAGGAAAAGGTCACCGGCGGCAACTACCGCACGCTGCTGCGCCAGAACCAGCCGGACGGCTTCGACTGCCCGGGCTGCGCGTGGCCCGACCGCCAGCATGCGTCGACGTTCGAATTCTGCGAAAACGGCGTGAAGGCCGTGGCCGCCGAAGCGACGAGCAAGCGCGTGACGCCCGAATTCTTCGCCGCGCACACGGTCACCGAGCTGCTCGAACAGACGGATTTCGAGCTCGAACAGCACGGCCGCCTGACCGACCCGATGGTGTACGACGCCCGCACCGACCGCTACGTGCCGATCGCGTGGGACGACGCGTTCGAGCTGATCGCGCGCCACCTGCGTGCGCTGCCTGACCCGAATCAGGCTGCGTTCTACACGTCGGGCCGCGCGAGCAACGAGGCAGCGTTCCTGTATCAGCTGCTGGTGCGGCGCTACGGCACGAACAACTTCCCCGACTGCTCGAACATGTGCCACGAGGCGACGAGCCGCGGGCTGCCCGATTCGGTCGGCGTCGGCAAGGGCACCGTCACGCTCGACGATTTCGAGCACGCGGACATGCTGCTGATCTTCGGCCAGAACCCGGCGACCAACCATCCGCGGATGATGGGCGAGCTGCGCGAATGCGCGAAGCGCGGCGCGACGATCGTGTCGATCAACCCGCTGAAGGAACGCGGGCTCGAGCGCTTCGCCGATCCGCAAAGCCCGCTCGAGATGCTGACGATGTCCGGCACCGCGATCGCGTCGACGTTCATCCAGCCGACGATCGGCGGCGATTTCGCGCTGATCAAGGGGATGGCGAAGCGTGTGCTCGAACTCGACGACGCCGCCCGCGCCGCCGGTGCGCCGCGCGTGCTCGACACCGCGTTCATCGACGAACACACGGCCGGCTTCGACGCGTTCGCCGACGATCTGCGCGACGAAAGCTGGCCGGCGCTGACGGCCGAAAGCGGTGTGTCGTACGAGCAGATCGACGCGCTCGCGCAGCGCTATGCACGCAGCGAGCGCGTGATCGCGACGTGGGGAATGGGCATCACGCAGCACAAGCATTCGGTCGCGACCGTGCAGATGCTGACGAACCTGATGCTGATGCGCGGCAACATCGGCCGCCCCGGCGCCGGCCTGTGTCCGGTCCGTGGCCACTCGAACGTGCAGGGCAACCGCACGGTCGGCATCGAGGAAAAGCCGTCGCAGGCGTTCCTCGACCGGCTCGGCCACGTGTTCGATTTCGAGCCGCCGCGCCATCACGGCTACGACGTCGTCGAGACGATCGAAGGCATGCTCGAAGGCCGCGTGAAGGTGCTGATCGGCCTCGGCGGCAACTTCGCGATGGCGACGCCCGACACGCCGCGCACGTGGGAAGGCCTGCGCCGCTGCGCGCTCTCCGTGCACATCACGACGAAGCTGAACCGCAGCCACCTGATCCACGGCCGCGATGCGCTGATCCTGCCCACGCTCGGCCGCACCGAGATCGACTTGCAGGACAACGTGCCGCAAGGCGTGACGGTGGAGGATTCGATGAGCATGGTCCACGTGTCGTACGGGATGAACAAGCCGGCTTCCGCGAACCTGATGTCGGAGCCGGCGATCGTCGCGCACATGGGCCATGCGCTGTTCGGCAGCGGCAAGATCGACTGGCTCGCGTACAAGGACGACTACGCGAAGATCCGCGATGCGATCGAGGCGACCCTCGACGACTTCTATGACTACAACGCACGCATCGCGCGGCCCGGCGGCTTCCACCTGCGCGTCGCGTCGCGCGATCGCGAATGGCTGACGCCGACGGGCAAGGCGAACTTCATCGCGCACGCACTGCCGACCGACACGCCGATCCAGCGCGCCCGCGCGCTGCACGGCGAGCGCCTGATGACGCTGATGACGACGCGTTCGCACGATCAGTACAACACGACCGTCTACGGGCTGGACGACCGCTATCGCGGCGTGTTCGGCCAGCGCCGCGTGGTGTTCGTCAACCGCGACGACCTGGCAATGCTCGGCCTGAAGGCCGGCGACTGGGTCGACATGGAAACCGTGTGGCACGACGGCATCGAGCGGCGCGCGAACGGCTTCCTGCTCGTCGAATACGACATCCCGCGCGGCTGCATCGGCGCGTACTACCCGGAAACGAACCCGCTGGTGCCGCTCGACAGCGTCGGCGACGTGTGCAACACGCCGACGTCGAAGTCGGTGCCGGTCCTGCTGCATCGCGCGGCCGCGCCGGCGTCGGCTGCCGCCTGA
- a CDS encoding bestrophin family protein, translated as MIVRPREHWLRMLLVWNGSVLPTILPQLVLTLAISLVAVWGGGRVLGEKVPLNPTPFTLIGLTLAIFAGFRNNASYERYREGRQLWGGVLTATRTLVSQALCYGGIDADDGARQAFVRKVIAFVHALKHQLRGTDPAADLRALLDDGTHARIVAARYAPIAIVHELREAFAARADAGHLADTRLWMLDARLDDLVSMVSGCERIASTPIPFSYDVLLHRTIYAYCVLLPFGLVDSIGAATPFVTVFVAYTLIALDAIAHAIAEPFGDGPNQLALDAMTRMIERTLLELNREPLPAEVTPGPAYRLT; from the coding sequence ATGATCGTTCGGCCGCGCGAGCACTGGCTGCGGATGCTGCTCGTCTGGAACGGATCGGTGCTGCCGACCATCCTGCCGCAACTCGTGCTGACGCTCGCGATCAGCCTCGTCGCGGTGTGGGGCGGCGGCCGCGTGCTCGGCGAGAAGGTGCCGCTGAACCCGACGCCGTTCACGCTGATCGGCCTCACGCTCGCGATCTTCGCGGGGTTTCGCAACAACGCGAGCTACGAGCGCTACCGCGAGGGGCGGCAGCTGTGGGGCGGCGTGCTGACCGCCACGCGCACGCTGGTGTCGCAAGCACTCTGCTACGGCGGGATCGACGCCGACGACGGCGCGCGGCAGGCGTTCGTGCGCAAGGTCATCGCGTTCGTCCATGCGCTGAAGCATCAGCTGCGCGGCACCGATCCGGCGGCGGACCTGCGTGCGCTGCTCGATGACGGGACCCATGCGCGCATCGTCGCCGCCCGGTATGCGCCGATCGCGATCGTTCATGAACTGCGCGAGGCATTCGCCGCGCGCGCCGACGCCGGGCATCTCGCCGATACACGGCTCTGGATGCTCGACGCACGCCTCGACGATCTCGTGTCGATGGTGAGCGGCTGCGAGCGCATCGCATCGACGCCGATCCCGTTCTCGTACGACGTACTGCTGCATCGGACCATCTACGCATACTGCGTGCTGCTGCCGTTCGGCCTGGTTGACTCGATCGGCGCGGCGACGCCGTTCGTCACCGTGTTCGTCGCCTATACGCTGATCGCGCTCGACGCGATCGCCCATGCGATCGCCGAGCCGTTCGGCGACGGGCCGAACCAGCTCGCGCTCGATGCGATGACGCGGATGATCGAGCGCACGCTGCTCGAACTGAACCGCGAGCCGCTGCCGGCGGAAGTGACGCCCGGCCCGGCGTATCGGCTCACCTGA